A single genomic interval of Musa acuminata AAA Group cultivar baxijiao chromosome BXJ3-4, Cavendish_Baxijiao_AAA, whole genome shotgun sequence harbors:
- the LOC103982540 gene encoding uncharacterized protein LOC103982540 isoform X2, which produces MPQGSSSLLPHATKDEMVDPVVGAWVLEFLLRRPDVGDALAGELLLALPLPSPLPPRLSATLLLRRLAADLSRRSVSPRTLHSLDLLYRIRPSPSLAPAFTAVAVECTVAPLRLPPLSSSESDADAEFFDALNRIWNCLVADLERSEAAGLVSCALREARMEMEAAVVDPALRAELARRETKEAALVAVRVCLEEMEKEMGPTFLEAAADAIVSCDCETHRSLVVLSDKLRAFRSIGLESVERGVEIGHLPSKIDRARSTVEGGEGIKLNDRNIEKDQMRTDQEQGYSVDKNSMSCELQEVSDHKSCDNNYDDVPQSGQMDPVPPDPKDKPSLMDRNATAHTFEWDSIPTHYGKSPNMKKEMDYFSSMNSKSSSSLNETKEYVLRRRKRKWNSLEEETLRKAVARYGAGNWKLIKGCHPEIFERRTEVDLKDKWRNMTRHM; this is translated from the exons ATGCCGCAAGGCTCCTCTTCCCTTCTGCCACACGCCACGAAGGATGAGATGGTGGACCCCGTCGTCGGCGCCTGGGTCCTCGAGTTCCTCCTCCGCCGACCTGACGTCGGCGACGCCCTCGCCGGTGAGCTCCTCCTCGCCCTTCCCCTCCCCTCCCCGCTCCCTCCCCGCCTCTCCGccaccctcctcctccgccggctCGCTGCCGACCTCTCACGCCGGTCGGTGTCCCCCCGCACCCTCCACTCCCTCGACCTCCTCTACCGCATCCGCCCCTCCCCCTCTCTTGCCCCCGCCTTCACCGCTGTTGCCGTCGAGTGCACCGTCGCCCCTCTCCGCCTCCCACCCCTCTCCTCCTCCGAATCCGACGCCGACGCCGAGTTCTTTGACGCCCTCAATAGGATATGGAACTGCCTAGTGGCAGATCTCGAGCGGTCGGAGGCCGCCGGGTTGGTGTCCTGCGCGTTGAGGGAGGCGAGGATGGAGATGGAGGCGGCCGTCGTGGATCCCGCGCTGAGGGCCGAATTGGCCCGGAGGGAGACCAAGGAGGCCGCGCTGGTGGCTGTTCGGGTTTGCTTGGAGGAGATGGAGAAGGAGATGGGTCCGACGTTTCTTGAGGCTGCGGCGGACGCCATCGTTAGTTGCGATTGCGAGACCCATAGGTCCTTGGTGGTATTGAGCGACAAACTGAGAGCTTTTCGCTCCATTGGGCTCGAATCTGTCGAAAGGGGTGTGGAAATAGGTCACCTCCCAAGCAAGATTGACAGGGCAAGATCGACAG TTGAGGGTGGTGAAGGGATTAAGCTGAATGACAGAAATATTGAGAAAGATCAGATGAGAACCGATCAAGAACAGGGTTACTCAGTCGACAAGAATTCCATGAGCTGTGAACTACAGGAAGTATCTGATCATAAAAGTTGTGATAACAACTACGATGATGTGCCTCAGTCAGGTCAGATGGATCCAGTTCCACCTGATCCGAAGGAT AAGCCCAGCTTAATGGATAGGAATGCAACTGCGCACACATTTGAG TGGGATTCAATTCCAACTCATTATGGGAAATCCCCGAATATGAAAAAGGAGATGGACTATTTCAGCTCAATGAACTCAAAGTCTTCTTCATCTTTAAATGAGACTAAAGAATATGTtttaaggagaagaaaaaggaaatggaATTCATTAGAGGAAGAGACCTTGAGAAAAGCTGTGGCACG ATATGGTGCAGGGAACTGGAAACTTATCAAGGGATGCCATCCAGAAATATTCGAAAGAAGAACAGAG GTTGATCTAAAAGATAAGTGGAGAAATATGACAAGGCATATGTAA
- the LOC103982540 gene encoding uncharacterized protein LOC103982540 isoform X1, whose amino-acid sequence MPQGSSSLLPHATKDEMVDPVVGAWVLEFLLRRPDVGDALAGELLLALPLPSPLPPRLSATLLLRRLAADLSRRSVSPRTLHSLDLLYRIRPSPSLAPAFTAVAVECTVAPLRLPPLSSSESDADAEFFDALNRIWNCLVADLERSEAAGLVSCALREARMEMEAAVVDPALRAELARRETKEAALVAVRVCLEEMEKEMGPTFLEAAADAIVSCDCETHRSLVVLSDKLRAFRSIGLESVERGVEIGHLPSKIDRARSTVEGGEGIKLNDRNIEKDQMRTDQEQGYSVDKNSMSCELQEVSDHKSCDNNYDDVPQSGQMDPVPPDPKDVRKKHHNISTDTFLHPSEKRIRYSNLDANTNLDAATMQKPSLMDRNATAHTFEWDSIPTHYGKSPNMKKEMDYFSSMNSKSSSSLNETKEYVLRRRKRKWNSLEEETLRKAVARYGAGNWKLIKGCHPEIFERRTEVDLKDKWRNMTRHM is encoded by the exons ATGCCGCAAGGCTCCTCTTCCCTTCTGCCACACGCCACGAAGGATGAGATGGTGGACCCCGTCGTCGGCGCCTGGGTCCTCGAGTTCCTCCTCCGCCGACCTGACGTCGGCGACGCCCTCGCCGGTGAGCTCCTCCTCGCCCTTCCCCTCCCCTCCCCGCTCCCTCCCCGCCTCTCCGccaccctcctcctccgccggctCGCTGCCGACCTCTCACGCCGGTCGGTGTCCCCCCGCACCCTCCACTCCCTCGACCTCCTCTACCGCATCCGCCCCTCCCCCTCTCTTGCCCCCGCCTTCACCGCTGTTGCCGTCGAGTGCACCGTCGCCCCTCTCCGCCTCCCACCCCTCTCCTCCTCCGAATCCGACGCCGACGCCGAGTTCTTTGACGCCCTCAATAGGATATGGAACTGCCTAGTGGCAGATCTCGAGCGGTCGGAGGCCGCCGGGTTGGTGTCCTGCGCGTTGAGGGAGGCGAGGATGGAGATGGAGGCGGCCGTCGTGGATCCCGCGCTGAGGGCCGAATTGGCCCGGAGGGAGACCAAGGAGGCCGCGCTGGTGGCTGTTCGGGTTTGCTTGGAGGAGATGGAGAAGGAGATGGGTCCGACGTTTCTTGAGGCTGCGGCGGACGCCATCGTTAGTTGCGATTGCGAGACCCATAGGTCCTTGGTGGTATTGAGCGACAAACTGAGAGCTTTTCGCTCCATTGGGCTCGAATCTGTCGAAAGGGGTGTGGAAATAGGTCACCTCCCAAGCAAGATTGACAGGGCAAGATCGACAG TTGAGGGTGGTGAAGGGATTAAGCTGAATGACAGAAATATTGAGAAAGATCAGATGAGAACCGATCAAGAACAGGGTTACTCAGTCGACAAGAATTCCATGAGCTGTGAACTACAGGAAGTATCTGATCATAAAAGTTGTGATAACAACTACGATGATGTGCCTCAGTCAGGTCAGATGGATCCAGTTCCACCTGATCCGAAGGATGTGAGAAAGAAGCATCACAATATTTCTACAGATACATTTTTGCATCCTAGTGAAAAGCGTATTAGATACAGCAATTTAGATGCCAACACTAATTTAGATGCTGCTACAATGCAGAAGCCCAGCTTAATGGATAGGAATGCAACTGCGCACACATTTGAG TGGGATTCAATTCCAACTCATTATGGGAAATCCCCGAATATGAAAAAGGAGATGGACTATTTCAGCTCAATGAACTCAAAGTCTTCTTCATCTTTAAATGAGACTAAAGAATATGTtttaaggagaagaaaaaggaaatggaATTCATTAGAGGAAGAGACCTTGAGAAAAGCTGTGGCACG ATATGGTGCAGGGAACTGGAAACTTATCAAGGGATGCCATCCAGAAATATTCGAAAGAAGAACAGAG GTTGATCTAAAAGATAAGTGGAGAAATATGACAAGGCATATGTAA
- the LOC135637092 gene encoding protein DETOXIFICATION 18-like — MASSSPLLQAYGGGEKGGAWWRRLIDVGEAKAQLLFAFPMILTNVSYYAITLISVMFAGHLGDVELAGATLGNSWGTVTGLALMTGLSGALETLCGQGYGAKLYRMLGIYLQSSVLISTFFSIFISILWWYSESILIWLHQEPQVARMAALYLRYLIPGLFAYGSLQCMLRFLQTQTVVIPLVVCSVVPLVVHVALTYVTVHVIGLGFKGTALSGSISLWISFVMLALYVRYSDKFRYTWEGFSAEAFHQVLPCMKLAVPSAVMVCFEYWAFEILVLLAGLLPNSELSTSLIAMCVNTEAIAFMVTYGFSAAVSTRVSNEIGAGNIEKAKNAVSVTLKLAVFLGITIVLVLAFGHNLWASLFSSSHEIIRAFAYMTPLLTVSIVLDSAQGVLSGVARGCGWQHLAAWTNLVAFYVIGMPLALLFSFKLGFHDKGLWLGLICGLFCQTCTLVVLTLRTKWNRVQLSDRDGESNVLV, encoded by the exons ATGGCGTCGTCGTCCCCGTTGCTGCAAGCCTACGGTGGCGGCGAGAAGGGAGGGGCGTGGTGGAGGAGGCTGATCGATGTGGGAGAGGCCAAGGCGCAGCTCCTCTTCGCCTTCCCCATGATCCTCACCAACGTCTCCTACTACGCCATCACCCTCATCTCCGTCATGTTCGCCGGCCATCTCGGCGACGTCGAGCTCGCCGGCGCCACCCTCGGCAACTCCTGGGGCACCGTCACCGGATTAGCCCTCATG ACTGGGTTGAGTGGGGCACTGGAGACACTCTGTGGTCAAGGATATGGTGCCAAGTTGTACCGAATGCTTGGAATCTACTTGCAGTCGTCGGTCCTCATATCCACCTTCTTCTCCATCTTCATCTCCATCCTGTGGTGGTACTCAGAATCCATACTGATCTGGCTGCATCAGGAGCCCCAAGTAGCCAGGATGGCCGCACTTTACCTCAGGTATCTGATTCCAGGCCTCTTCGCGTACGGTTCCCTGCAATGCATGCTGAGGTTTCTCCAGACCCAAACCGTGGTGATTCCCCTGGTCGTGTGCTCCGTGGTTCCACTGGTCGTCCATGTCGCCTTGACCTACGTCACAGTCCATGTCATCGGCCTTGGGTTCAAAGGCACAGCGCTCTCCGGATCGATATCGTTGTGGATATCTTTCGTGATGTTGGCACTCTACGTGAGGTACTCTGATAAGTTCAGATACACTTGGGAAGGTTTCTCTGCGGAGGCATTTCATCAAGTGTTGCCTTGCATGAAGTTAGCCGTTCCCTCAGCTGTGATGGTGTG CTTCGAGTACTGGGCGTTTGAGATTTTGGTTCTGCTCGCCGGCCTCTTGCCGAACTCGGAACTGAGCACTTCACTGATCGCCATGTG CGTGAATACGGAAGCAATTGCGTTCATGGTCACTTACGGATTCAGCGCAGCTGTGAG CACACGGGTGTCGAACGAGATCGGTGCCGGGAACATCGAGAAGGCAAAGAACGCTGTCTCTGTGACGCTGAAGCTTGCTGTGTTTCTTGGGATCACGATCGTCCTCGTACTGGCCTTCGGCCATAATCTGTGGGCAAGCCTTTTCAGCAGCAGCCATGAGATCATACGGGCATTTGCTTACATGACTCCCCTGCTCACAGTCTCTATAGTTCTGGACTCAGCTCAAGGAGTCTTGTCAG GAGTCGCGAGAGGCTGCGGTTGGCAGCACTTAGCAGCATGGACTAACCTCGTAGCATTTTATGTGATCGGCATGCCATTGGCACTTCTCTTCAGCTTCAAGTTGGGTTTCCATGATAAG GGATTATGGCTAGGATTGATCTGTGGCCTCTTCTGCCAGACCTGCACACTCGTAGTTCTCACTCTTCGCACAAAATGGAACAGAGTGCAGCTCTCGGACAGGGATGGAGAGAGTAATGTGCTTGTTTAG
- the LOC135635056 gene encoding peroxidase 7-like has translation MKPSSSLSFHLLLLLLLPQLLMAVYAGGPYQKAPDDDGDKLDKHYYARSCPSFEAIVGSKIAHWHSVDPTLSPGLIRLLFHDCAVRGCDASILLDNPGGERRSPVSATLRGFHVIDDIKAEIERRCPKTVSCADILVAAARDATLMVGGPYWGNVYGRRDGRVSIAQQAEALPKGRESITHLIDFFESMGLDILDLVVLSGAHTVGRATCQSIQYRLYNYTGVPSKSDPSINPRYLNYLKRKCRWPSAYVDLDATTPTKFDNAYYRNLDNRMGLLSTDQLLHSDSRTGPLVAALSSQPMVFVHQFARSMKNLADTMVLEGDEGEIRTNCNFVNEY, from the exons ATGAAGCCATCATCGTCTCTTTCCTTTCACCTGCTCCTCCTGCTTCTACTGCCACAGTTGCTTATGGCAGTATATGCAGGTGGCCCTTATCAGAAGGCGCCGGATGACGACGGTGATAAGCTAGACAAGCATTACTACGCACGGAGCTGCCCCAGCTTTGAGGCCATCGTCGGCAGCAAGATCGCTCACTGGCACTCCGTCGATCCCACTCTCAGCCCCGGCCTCATCAGGTTGCTCTTCCACGACTGCGCCGTCAGG GGATGCGACGCTTCCATCTTGCTCGACAACCCGGGAGGGGAGAGGCGGTCGCCGGTGAGCGCGACGCTGAGGGGCTTCCACGTGATCGACGACATCAAGGCGGAGATCGAGAGGCGGTGCCCCAAGACCGTCTCCTGCGCCGACATActcgtggctgcagcgagggatgCCACTCTTATG gtcGGAGGGCCATACTGGGGGAACGTCTATGGCCGAAGAGACGGACGCGTTTCCATTGCACAGCAAGCTGAAGCCCTTCCCAAGGGCCGTGAGAGCATCACCCACCTGATCGATTTCTTCGAGTCAATGGGCTTGGACATCCTCGACCTGGTGGTCCTTTCAG GAGCTCACACCGTCGGACGAGCAACGTGCCAGTCGATACAGTACAGGCTCTACAACTACACAGGCGTCCCGAGCAAGTCCGATCCGTCCATCAACCCCAGGTACTTGAACTACCTGAAGAGGAAGTGCCGGTGGCCGTCCGCCTACGTCGACCTCGACGCCACCACCCCAACCAAGTTCGACAACGCATACTACAGGAACCTCGACAACAGGATGGGGCTGCTGTCGACTGATCAGCTGCTGCACTCCGACTCCAGGACGGGGCCGCTGGTGGCGGCGTTGAGCTCTCAGCCGATGGTCTTCGTGCATCAGTTTGCCAGGTCCATGAAGAACCTGGCCGACACCATGGTGCTCGAGGGGGACGAGGGGGAGATCAGAACCAACTGCAACTTTGTCAACGAGTATTGA
- the LOC135634628 gene encoding nuclear transcription factor Y subunit B-3-like, with translation MADSDNESGGHNNSGAGLGAAGELSSLREQDRFLPIANVSRIMKKALPANAKISKDAKETVQECVSEFISFITGEASDKCQREKRKTINGDDLLWAMTTLGFEEYVEPLKVYLQRFRETEGEKGAGSSSSSQPQPDSGAAMSMANDAGGFASSGGAAMYGGGMTMMMGQQVYGSPPSSSSYHHHHQLAMAAKHTTGSGDGGGGSSTSSTGIGRQGRI, from the coding sequence ATGGCCGATTCGGACAACGAATCGGGCGGGCATAACAATAGCGGTGCGGGGTTGGGGGCGGCGGGGGAGCTGTCGTCGCTGCGGGAGCAGGACCGCTTCCTGCCCATCGCCAACGTGAGCCGCATCATGAAGAAGGCCCTCCCGGCCAACGCCAAGATCTCCAAGGACGCCAAGGAGACGGTGCAGGAGTGCGTGTCCGAGTTCATCAGCTTCATCACCGGCGAGGCCTCCGACAAGTGCCAGCGCGAGAAGCGCAAGACCATCAACGGTGACGACCTTCTGTGGGCCATGACTACCCTCGGCTTCGAGGAATACGTCGAGCCCCTCAAGGTCTACCTCCAGAGGTTCCGGGAGACGGAGGGCGAGAAGGGGGCGGGCTCGTCCTCGTCGTCGCAGCCCCAGCCTGACAGCGGCGCTGCCATGAGCATGGCGAACGATGCGGGCGGTTTCGCCAGTAGCGGCGGTGCAGCGATGTACGGCGGCGGAATGACGATGATGATGGGGCAGCAGGTGTACGGCTCGCCGCCTTCATCGTCGTCGTATCACCACCACCATCAGTTGGCCATGGCAGCAAAGCACACCACGGGgagcggcgacggcggcggcgggagCTCAACTTCTTCCACAGGGATTGGAAGACAAGGGAGGATTTAA
- the LOC135581097 gene encoding uncharacterized protein LOC135581097 isoform X1, translated as MGPTMADGRTCWRASHPLAPRPTALRFPFPFPHFQFLIGFRFRRGSESEGGSKWGNVLLTALRFEVLGGTTSSFFVHESADQRMTSSRGDMSKGHSEQKTHTGRRTLGRCKSKTIEIIDIDKGKADVIIIDAPESSHQGSGCSRFNNCSSPVTVIRIDDEEGDIGDTPYNAGQDFSTNRAFSVFGNCTMDTKNDNDDCRMFLKEGRFCSSMTGKTTMHPVFGSPRNCYGIYPNYPESSSSESDSSECDTSESDNSDCEIMEDSSGLIREQWERAAFRKKKSRTVQVGSEDQASASGSSADPGFPLAEPTQNMVDLEDIINENCSEHLKGLFGKCGPSCSNSGTNLTSKTKGSEPNGDPFVGSTSRKDCSADSDSSTGISSEGPSFEKGNIISESSLPRAQFLGTIDLNKVSTPDVQMQSNIHSKVDEFGLMERAEEVSFGKSSFTDAFRVETSYQDQGGTCPGKPSEAWDGECLFSDSVGFQNQKEDVLYNQSLHETPLNHEVSGEAKENSSKEQMHPLNEPLHDDLRMKDGSGCFDCDIDAIHGDSTLETNPETGASIQDLSLSKSDVIGDLGKQNKYMIMQNVPQIQSDITGEREKHKESEEYKRANAEEWESRKREIQIQAEEAQRLRKRRKAESLRLLDMEKRQKQRVEEIRESQRKDEETIHLKELFRAEVRRELDKMEGRFRDMASLLRGLGIHVEGGPFPLSHEVNAAYKQALLRFHPDRASRTDIRQQVEAEETFKMISRLKEKLLPVA; from the exons ATGGGACCCACAATGGCAGACGGTCGAACGTGTTGGAGAGCATCCCATCCGCTCGCTCCCCGACCCACGGCTTTACGTTTCCCCTTTCCTTTTCCTCATTTTCAATTTCTTATTGGATTCCGGTTTCGTCGTGGGAGCGAGAGCGAGGGCGGGTCGAAATGGGGAAACGTTTTGCTTACGGCTCTCCGCTTTGAAGTTTTGGGAGGCACCACCTCCTCCTTCTTCGTGCACGAGTCTGCGGATCAACGGATGACTTCTTCCCGTGGCG ATATGTCAAAGGGTCATTCAGAACAAAAAACTCATACTGGGAGGAGAACCCTTGGAAGGTGCAAAAGCAAGACTATCGAGATCATTGATATTGACAAAGGGAAAGCTGATGTTATTATCATTGATGCCCCAGAATCTTCCCATCAAGGATCTGGGTGTTCTAGGTTTAACAATTGTAGTAGCCCGGTTACTGTTATTCGCATCGATGATGAAGAGGGAGATATTGGTGACACTCCCTATAATGCAGGTCAGGATTTCTCAACCAACAGAGCTTTTTCTGTGTTTGGCAATTGTACAATGGACACAAAAAACGATAATGATGATTGTCGAATGTTTCTTAAAGAGGGTCGTTTCTGTTCTAGCATGACTGGGAAAACCACAATGCATCCTGTTTTTGGTTCTCCTAGAAATTGCTATGGTATATATCCTAATTATCCAGAAAGTAGTTCATCTGAAAGTGATAGTTCAGAATGTGACACTAGTGAAAGTGACAACTCTGACTGTGAGATCATGGAAGATTCTTCTGGACTTATCCGAGAACAGTGGGAAAGAGCtgcttttagaaaaaaaaaatcacgaaCAGTTCAAGTTGGTTCTGAGGATCAGGCTAGTGCATCAGGATCAAGTGCTGATCCTGGTTTTCCATTGGCTGAACCTACCCAAAATATGGTTGATTTGGAAGACATTATAAATGAGAACTGTTCAGAGCATTTGAAAGGATTATTTGGCAAGTGTGGTCCAAGTTGTTCAAACAGTGGAACAAACCTCACCTCTAAGACCAAGGGCAGTGAACCTAATGGAGATCCTTTTGTGGGTAGTACTAGCAGAAAAGACTGTAGTGCAGATTCAGATTCCTCTACTGGCATCAGTTCTGAAGGGCCCAGTTTTGAGAAGGGAAACATAATTTCTGAAAGTAGTCTACCCAGAGCCCAGTTCTTGGGAACTATTGATCTTAACAAAGTTTCTACTCCAGATGTACAAATGCAAAGCAACATCCATTCCAAAGTTGATGAGTTTGGGCTCATGGAGAGAGCTGAGGAAGTTTCTTTTGGAAAATCTTCCTTCACAGATGCATTTAGGGTTGAAACAAGCTACCAGGATCAAGGTGGAACTTGTCCTGGAAAACCATCTGAAGCTTGGGATGGAGAATGCTTATTTTCAGACAGTGTTGGTTTTCAGAATCAGAAGGAAGATGTGCTTTACAACCAATCACTACATGAAACCCCTCTTAATCATGAAGTTAGTGGTGAGGCAAAAGAGAACTCGTCCAAGGAACAAATGCATCCACTTAATGAACCACTGCATGATGATCTACGAATGAAAGATGGCAGTGGTTGCTTCGACTGTGACATTGATGCCATTCATGGAGACTCAACTCTTGAAACTAATCCAGAAACTGGAGCATCTATTCAAGATTTATCGCTGTCTAAGAGTGATGTTATTGGTGATCTTGGAAAGCAGAACAAATATATGATAATGCAAAATGTACCTCAGATTCAAAGTGATATAACTGGTGAACGTGAAAAGCACAAGGAATCTGAGGAGTACAAACGTGCTAATGCAGAAGAATGGGAATCTAGGAAGCGGGAGATACAGATTCAG GCAGAAGAAGCACAGAGGTTACGGAAGAGGAGAAAAGCCGAAAGCTTGCGGTTGTTGGACATGGAGAAAAGGCAAAAGCAACGTGTAGAAGAGATTAGGGAGTCACAAAGAAAG GATGAGGAAACTATACATCTAAAAGAACTTTTCCGTGCTGAAGTAAGAAGGGAACTGGACAAGATGGAAGGGAGATTTAGAGACATGGCTTCACTTCTACGAGGACTAGGCATCCATGTTGAAGGGGGCCCATTTCCCTTGTCACATGAG GTTAATGCTGCCTATAAACAAGCGTTGTTGAGATTCCATCCAGACAGAGCTTCAAGGACCGACATTCGTCAACAGGTTGAAGCAGAGGAAACATTTAAAATGATTTCACGCTTGAAAGAAAAGCTGCTGCCGGTAGCATAA
- the LOC135581097 gene encoding uncharacterized protein LOC135581097 isoform X2, whose protein sequence is MSKGHSEQKTHTGRRTLGRCKSKTIEIIDIDKGKADVIIIDAPESSHQGSGCSRFNNCSSPVTVIRIDDEEGDIGDTPYNAGQDFSTNRAFSVFGNCTMDTKNDNDDCRMFLKEGRFCSSMTGKTTMHPVFGSPRNCYGIYPNYPESSSSESDSSECDTSESDNSDCEIMEDSSGLIREQWERAAFRKKKSRTVQVGSEDQASASGSSADPGFPLAEPTQNMVDLEDIINENCSEHLKGLFGKCGPSCSNSGTNLTSKTKGSEPNGDPFVGSTSRKDCSADSDSSTGISSEGPSFEKGNIISESSLPRAQFLGTIDLNKVSTPDVQMQSNIHSKVDEFGLMERAEEVSFGKSSFTDAFRVETSYQDQGGTCPGKPSEAWDGECLFSDSVGFQNQKEDVLYNQSLHETPLNHEVSGEAKENSSKEQMHPLNEPLHDDLRMKDGSGCFDCDIDAIHGDSTLETNPETGASIQDLSLSKSDVIGDLGKQNKYMIMQNVPQIQSDITGEREKHKESEEYKRANAEEWESRKREIQIQAEEAQRLRKRRKAESLRLLDMEKRQKQRVEEIRESQRKDEETIHLKELFRAEVRRELDKMEGRFRDMASLLRGLGIHVEGGPFPLSHEVNAAYKQALLRFHPDRASRTDIRQQVEAEETFKMISRLKEKLLPVA, encoded by the exons ATGTCAAAGGGTCATTCAGAACAAAAAACTCATACTGGGAGGAGAACCCTTGGAAGGTGCAAAAGCAAGACTATCGAGATCATTGATATTGACAAAGGGAAAGCTGATGTTATTATCATTGATGCCCCAGAATCTTCCCATCAAGGATCTGGGTGTTCTAGGTTTAACAATTGTAGTAGCCCGGTTACTGTTATTCGCATCGATGATGAAGAGGGAGATATTGGTGACACTCCCTATAATGCAGGTCAGGATTTCTCAACCAACAGAGCTTTTTCTGTGTTTGGCAATTGTACAATGGACACAAAAAACGATAATGATGATTGTCGAATGTTTCTTAAAGAGGGTCGTTTCTGTTCTAGCATGACTGGGAAAACCACAATGCATCCTGTTTTTGGTTCTCCTAGAAATTGCTATGGTATATATCCTAATTATCCAGAAAGTAGTTCATCTGAAAGTGATAGTTCAGAATGTGACACTAGTGAAAGTGACAACTCTGACTGTGAGATCATGGAAGATTCTTCTGGACTTATCCGAGAACAGTGGGAAAGAGCtgcttttagaaaaaaaaaatcacgaaCAGTTCAAGTTGGTTCTGAGGATCAGGCTAGTGCATCAGGATCAAGTGCTGATCCTGGTTTTCCATTGGCTGAACCTACCCAAAATATGGTTGATTTGGAAGACATTATAAATGAGAACTGTTCAGAGCATTTGAAAGGATTATTTGGCAAGTGTGGTCCAAGTTGTTCAAACAGTGGAACAAACCTCACCTCTAAGACCAAGGGCAGTGAACCTAATGGAGATCCTTTTGTGGGTAGTACTAGCAGAAAAGACTGTAGTGCAGATTCAGATTCCTCTACTGGCATCAGTTCTGAAGGGCCCAGTTTTGAGAAGGGAAACATAATTTCTGAAAGTAGTCTACCCAGAGCCCAGTTCTTGGGAACTATTGATCTTAACAAAGTTTCTACTCCAGATGTACAAATGCAAAGCAACATCCATTCCAAAGTTGATGAGTTTGGGCTCATGGAGAGAGCTGAGGAAGTTTCTTTTGGAAAATCTTCCTTCACAGATGCATTTAGGGTTGAAACAAGCTACCAGGATCAAGGTGGAACTTGTCCTGGAAAACCATCTGAAGCTTGGGATGGAGAATGCTTATTTTCAGACAGTGTTGGTTTTCAGAATCAGAAGGAAGATGTGCTTTACAACCAATCACTACATGAAACCCCTCTTAATCATGAAGTTAGTGGTGAGGCAAAAGAGAACTCGTCCAAGGAACAAATGCATCCACTTAATGAACCACTGCATGATGATCTACGAATGAAAGATGGCAGTGGTTGCTTCGACTGTGACATTGATGCCATTCATGGAGACTCAACTCTTGAAACTAATCCAGAAACTGGAGCATCTATTCAAGATTTATCGCTGTCTAAGAGTGATGTTATTGGTGATCTTGGAAAGCAGAACAAATATATGATAATGCAAAATGTACCTCAGATTCAAAGTGATATAACTGGTGAACGTGAAAAGCACAAGGAATCTGAGGAGTACAAACGTGCTAATGCAGAAGAATGGGAATCTAGGAAGCGGGAGATACAGATTCAG GCAGAAGAAGCACAGAGGTTACGGAAGAGGAGAAAAGCCGAAAGCTTGCGGTTGTTGGACATGGAGAAAAGGCAAAAGCAACGTGTAGAAGAGATTAGGGAGTCACAAAGAAAG GATGAGGAAACTATACATCTAAAAGAACTTTTCCGTGCTGAAGTAAGAAGGGAACTGGACAAGATGGAAGGGAGATTTAGAGACATGGCTTCACTTCTACGAGGACTAGGCATCCATGTTGAAGGGGGCCCATTTCCCTTGTCACATGAG GTTAATGCTGCCTATAAACAAGCGTTGTTGAGATTCCATCCAGACAGAGCTTCAAGGACCGACATTCGTCAACAGGTTGAAGCAGAGGAAACATTTAAAATGATTTCACGCTTGAAAGAAAAGCTGCTGCCGGTAGCATAA